The proteins below are encoded in one region of Planctopirus limnophila DSM 3776:
- a CDS encoding NAD(P)H-dependent oxidoreductase: MTHPISPEHLHQALQWRYAVKKFDSHKKIPDHTWKVLEESLVLTPSSFGLQPWRFYVVTDMTVKSQFPAISWGQTQVRDASHVVVLTAKSELTTEDVERYMHSISTTRQVPLESLAGLKNVIINSLQNPPAGMTVREWNIRQVYIALGNLMTAAALLGIDTCPMEGIIPAKYDEILDCRKDGYETVVVCTLGYRAEDDKYAAAAKVRYPSEQLIFHVEQ; the protein is encoded by the coding sequence GTGACTCACCCTATTTCTCCCGAGCATCTTCACCAGGCTCTTCAATGGCGGTATGCGGTCAAAAAATTCGACAGCCACAAGAAAATCCCTGATCACACGTGGAAGGTTCTCGAAGAGTCTCTTGTTCTCACGCCTTCATCTTTTGGCCTGCAGCCCTGGCGCTTTTATGTGGTGACAGATATGACTGTCAAAAGTCAGTTTCCAGCCATCTCCTGGGGGCAGACTCAGGTTCGCGATGCCTCGCATGTCGTGGTGCTGACTGCAAAAAGCGAACTTACAACGGAAGATGTCGAACGATACATGCATTCCATCTCCACAACGCGGCAGGTTCCTCTCGAATCTCTTGCCGGTCTGAAAAATGTCATCATCAACTCACTTCAGAATCCTCCTGCGGGTATGACCGTACGCGAATGGAACATACGACAGGTCTACATTGCCCTGGGAAATCTGATGACGGCCGCTGCGCTTCTCGGCATCGATACCTGCCCGATGGAAGGAATTATTCCTGCCAAATACGACGAGATTCTCGATTGTCGCAAAGATGGCTACGAGACTGTCGTTGTCTGCACGCTCGGCTATCGTGCTGAAGATGACAAATATGCCGCTGCCGCGAAGGTTCGATATCCCTCCGAACAACTGATCTTTCACGTCGAGCAGTAA
- a CDS encoding prenyltransferase/squalene oxidase repeat-containing protein, producing MRLLLVVALGMCGWALWQTTETAQIIETSFETMPADRSETQAAAPAKSERSTASQVSHETQNSIDKGTRWLMSALNRRGVGPDIDQPFDLSCTAITGLALLSQGNTPRGGRHSAELRQILEIMLMRIDDFPPSKNRAVQLSLVQRKIGRHADLFFAALFLSQTLGESSSYDREIREKLERLIDVIASSQKDDGTWGEESWAPILGTVMGWESLRASSSCGIKVQASAELAGQALLKKLQIKSQQETNWMHDFYKTASTIRVLHSTKHRHEAAYIECVRQMIEIAKMDDRPFLHAGGEEYLAFYLMTECLLQEQREDWQQWYPLVCNRLVKHQNRDGSWTGHHCITSRTFCTAAALLTLQAPRRSLPMSDL from the coding sequence ATGCGACTCCTGCTCGTTGTAGCACTGGGAATGTGTGGTTGGGCATTATGGCAGACGACTGAAACGGCCCAGATCATTGAAACCAGCTTCGAGACGATGCCCGCGGATCGCTCTGAAACTCAAGCAGCCGCTCCGGCAAAAAGTGAGCGATCCACGGCGTCGCAAGTCTCACATGAAACACAGAATTCCATCGACAAAGGAACACGCTGGCTAATGTCCGCCTTGAATCGTCGCGGTGTTGGCCCGGATATCGATCAACCCTTTGACCTGAGCTGCACTGCGATCACAGGTCTGGCATTGCTTTCTCAGGGGAACACTCCACGGGGCGGTCGGCATTCGGCTGAACTTCGGCAGATACTCGAAATCATGCTCATGAGAATCGATGACTTTCCACCTTCCAAAAATCGAGCGGTACAGCTTTCTCTGGTACAAAGAAAAATTGGACGCCACGCCGACCTCTTTTTTGCGGCACTGTTTCTCAGCCAGACTCTCGGAGAATCGAGCAGTTACGATCGTGAGATTCGCGAGAAACTCGAACGACTGATCGATGTCATTGCCAGCAGCCAGAAAGATGACGGCACCTGGGGTGAAGAAAGTTGGGCCCCAATCTTAGGAACTGTCATGGGCTGGGAATCTCTCAGAGCCTCCAGTTCTTGCGGCATCAAAGTGCAGGCCTCGGCTGAGTTGGCAGGACAGGCTCTGCTCAAAAAGCTGCAAATTAAAAGCCAGCAGGAAACCAACTGGATGCACGACTTCTACAAGACGGCCTCCACCATCCGGGTCCTGCATTCCACGAAGCATCGACATGAGGCGGCGTACATCGAATGCGTCCGTCAGATGATTGAGATCGCCAAAATGGATGATCGACCTTTTCTCCACGCAGGTGGCGAAGAATACCTGGCGTTTTACTTGATGACAGAATGCCTGCTTCAAGAACAACGCGAAGACTGGCAACAATGGTACCCACTCGTCTGCAATCGATTGGTTAAACATCAGAACCGGGACGGAAGCTGGACCGGACACCATTGCATTACGTCCCGCACCTTCTGCACAGCCGCTGCACTTCTTACACTGCAAGCCCCCCGGCGATCGCTCCCCATGTCCGATCTCTAG
- a CDS encoding carbohydrate kinase family protein, whose product MSFDLVGLGELLWDCLPEGRVMGGAPGNVVFHARQLGLNATLATRIGSDSAGRDLLQQVKSIGLPTHLIQVDAHRPTSLVTVELDQTGSAKYVFTPDCAWDGLEQSPLWLEACASARSICFGSLAQRGKRSHQTILSCLKISREKSPAACRLFDINLRAPHIDCEAIIASLRLTSALKLNEDEWPVLMGMLESSPQGFPSTTFEKASADVVFEKFPELQWMCVTQGKAGLSLCTREEWVKVPGQSIQVVDTVGAGDATSAGLIYGHLQNWPLVKIARFANTLGGLVASHRGATPCLPLQQLAAQFEVCQFEV is encoded by the coding sequence ATGAGTTTTGACCTCGTTGGCCTGGGTGAGTTGTTATGGGATTGTTTGCCTGAAGGCCGGGTGATGGGGGGAGCACCGGGAAATGTGGTGTTTCATGCCCGGCAACTCGGACTGAATGCAACACTGGCGACACGAATTGGGAGCGACTCGGCCGGTCGCGACCTATTGCAGCAGGTCAAATCAATTGGGCTGCCCACTCATCTGATACAGGTAGATGCTCACAGACCGACGAGCCTTGTCACTGTGGAACTCGATCAAACCGGGTCTGCGAAATATGTCTTCACTCCGGATTGTGCCTGGGATGGTCTTGAGCAGTCGCCACTCTGGCTCGAAGCCTGCGCTTCGGCCCGTTCGATCTGTTTTGGATCGCTGGCGCAGCGCGGCAAGCGATCTCATCAGACGATCTTGTCCTGCCTGAAAATCTCCCGTGAAAAATCACCAGCAGCTTGCCGCCTGTTTGACATCAATCTCAGGGCACCTCATATCGACTGTGAGGCGATCATTGCCTCGTTGCGACTGACGTCAGCCTTGAAGCTGAATGAGGATGAATGGCCTGTATTAATGGGAATGCTGGAAAGTTCGCCTCAAGGATTTCCATCGACCACATTCGAGAAAGCTTCTGCAGACGTGGTCTTTGAAAAATTCCCTGAATTACAGTGGATGTGTGTGACGCAGGGCAAAGCGGGATTGAGTCTCTGTACTCGTGAGGAGTGGGTCAAAGTGCCCGGGCAATCCATTCAAGTCGTGGATACCGTCGGCGCTGGCGATGCGACTTCCGCCGGTTTGATCTATGGGCATTTGCAGAACTGGCCACTCGTAAAAATCGCTCGATTTGCCAATACTTTGGGTGGCCTCGTCGCAAGTCATCGAGGGGCAACGCCATGTTTACCGTTACAACAATTGGCGGCACAATTTGAGGTTTGCCAATTTGAAGTTTAA
- a CDS encoding HNH endonuclease has protein sequence MARTDLWTRDQLLLALRLYLRLPFGKLHRLNPEIIELAKLIGRTPNALAMKACNFANLDPELQARGIRGLSNLSNADREIWMEFLTNAEGLASEAEEAAERIAGVAIIDLPDLRLPTGPTDFERTVRTRRVQSFFRAAVLTTYNSRCAISGVAGAELLTASHIIPWSESIERRADPRNGLCLNALLDRAFDRGLFSLDDNLRVIVSRRLIDNVADAKLKCSLDEIEGSPLAIPSRFRPDPEAIRFHRAKVFQP, from the coding sequence ATGGCTCGCACTGATCTTTGGACTCGTGATCAACTCCTTTTGGCACTTCGGCTCTATTTACGGCTGCCGTTCGGGAAGTTGCATCGACTCAACCCAGAGATCATTGAACTCGCAAAACTCATAGGTCGCACGCCTAATGCGTTGGCAATGAAGGCATGCAACTTCGCGAACCTTGATCCCGAACTTCAAGCTCGTGGAATTCGTGGCTTATCGAATCTCAGCAATGCAGATCGCGAAATCTGGATGGAGTTCTTAACCAATGCTGAGGGCCTAGCTTCCGAAGCGGAAGAGGCTGCTGAACGAATTGCAGGTGTCGCCATAATTGACCTGCCAGATCTCCGCCTGCCGACGGGCCCGACCGACTTCGAGCGAACCGTGCGAACACGCCGGGTTCAGTCCTTCTTCCGGGCTGCCGTGTTGACTACCTACAACTCCAGATGCGCGATCTCAGGAGTCGCTGGTGCCGAACTCCTGACGGCGAGTCACATCATTCCATGGAGCGAATCCATAGAGCGTCGTGCCGACCCCCGTAATGGTTTGTGTCTCAACGCACTTTTAGACCGAGCGTTCGACCGGGGATTGTTTTCGCTGGATGACAACTTGCGTGTGATCGTTTCACGACGCCTGATCGACAACGTGGCAGACGCGAAGCTGAAGTGCTCACTGGATGAAATCGAGGGAAGTCCACTCGCCATACCATCCAGGTTCCGACCGGACCCAGAGGCCATTCGCTTTCATAGGGCTAAGGTTTTCCAACCCTAG
- the glpK gene encoding glycerol kinase GlpK — MDENTSAFPRDVPVRSQTSELSGVQKSARKQADFILALDQGTTSSRAILFDRDGKVAGRGQEEVTPLFPSPGHVEQDPNQLWLTTLSSTRKAIDAVGAAPREISAIGLTNQRETTIIWDRHTGVPVTNAVVWQSRITSPECARLKALGHEPLIREKTGLVLDPYFSATKISWILDQSPALRQRAENGDLCFGTVDSFLLWRLTAGQVHATDVTNASRTLLWNLHEGAWDQELLKIFRVPQAMLPEVKPSSGLFGMTDRKWFGEELPITGIAGDQQAATFGQQCFTPGLVKNTYGTGCFVVMNTGSSIVPSKYGLLATAGWKMSGQTTFALEGAIFAAGAVIQWLRDGLQIIQQASDSEQLASRVSDNGGVYLVPAFVGLGAPYWDAEARGAIYGLTRGATKEHVCRAALESIVLQTRDVVESMTCDSGLSIPELRVDGGATANNLLMQMQADILGIPVQRPQILETTALGAAYLAGLASGFWPQLADLSHHWHVDRVFEPRISVDHRETWYAGWKKAIERTRS; from the coding sequence ATGGACGAAAATACTTCCGCCTTTCCTCGGGATGTTCCCGTTAGAAGTCAGACAAGTGAATTGAGTGGCGTGCAAAAATCTGCAAGAAAGCAGGCAGATTTCATCCTCGCTCTCGACCAGGGGACGACTTCGAGCCGGGCGATACTGTTTGATCGGGACGGAAAAGTGGCGGGGCGGGGGCAGGAGGAAGTCACGCCGCTCTTCCCTTCACCCGGGCACGTCGAACAGGATCCGAACCAGTTGTGGCTGACGACGTTGAGCAGCACCCGTAAGGCGATTGATGCCGTGGGTGCTGCTCCCAGAGAGATTTCTGCGATTGGTCTGACCAATCAACGGGAAACGACCATCATCTGGGATCGGCACACCGGAGTCCCAGTCACCAATGCTGTCGTGTGGCAAAGCCGCATTACCTCGCCAGAATGTGCCCGGCTCAAGGCGTTGGGCCACGAGCCACTCATTCGAGAAAAGACAGGGCTGGTTCTCGATCCTTACTTTTCGGCTACTAAAATTTCTTGGATCCTGGATCAATCCCCTGCCCTGCGCCAACGGGCAGAAAATGGGGATCTGTGCTTTGGAACAGTCGATTCGTTTCTGCTGTGGCGGCTGACTGCAGGTCAGGTGCATGCGACCGATGTCACCAACGCCAGCCGGACATTGTTGTGGAATCTGCACGAGGGAGCATGGGATCAGGAGTTGTTGAAAATCTTTCGAGTTCCCCAGGCCATGCTGCCGGAGGTGAAGCCATCGAGCGGCCTGTTCGGCATGACGGATCGCAAATGGTTTGGCGAGGAGTTACCCATCACAGGGATCGCGGGCGACCAGCAGGCGGCTACTTTCGGCCAGCAATGCTTTACCCCTGGACTGGTCAAGAACACCTACGGGACTGGTTGCTTTGTGGTGATGAATACCGGCTCTTCCATTGTGCCCTCGAAGTATGGCCTGCTGGCCACTGCCGGTTGGAAAATGTCGGGACAGACAACCTTCGCGCTGGAAGGGGCGATCTTTGCGGCGGGTGCGGTCATTCAATGGTTGCGAGATGGCTTGCAGATTATCCAGCAGGCGAGTGACAGCGAGCAACTGGCGAGTCGAGTGTCTGACAATGGAGGCGTCTATCTGGTGCCGGCGTTTGTTGGTCTGGGAGCCCCGTATTGGGATGCTGAAGCCCGGGGAGCGATCTATGGGTTGACTCGCGGTGCCACGAAGGAACATGTATGCCGGGCGGCTCTTGAGTCGATCGTATTGCAGACGCGCGATGTGGTGGAATCCATGACGTGTGATTCGGGATTATCGATTCCTGAATTGCGGGTTGATGGCGGGGCAACAGCGAATAACCTGCTGATGCAGATGCAGGCCGATATTCTGGGGATTCCCGTGCAACGACCGCAGATTCTCGAAACAACGGCACTGGGAGCCGCTTATCTGGCGGGACTGGCCTCGGGCTTCTGGCCACAGTTGGCCGATTTATCACATCACTGGCATGTGGATCGAGTCTTTGAACCGCGCATCAGCGTCGATCATCGCGAAACGTGGTATGCCGGCTGGAAGAAAGCGATTGAGCGGACGCGGTCTTAA
- a CDS encoding SPFH domain-containing protein, whose amino-acid sequence MGLFDKLRAELIDIIEWLDDNRTTLVWRFPRYQNEIKNGAQLIVRPGQMAVFVYRGQIADVFEPGNYQLKSENLPILGTLLGWKYGFNSPFRSEVYFVSTRQITDLKWGTQNPVMLRDPEFGPIRLRAFGTYALKAIDPKALLKELVGTDGEVEADEIGELLRSIIVNSMSTLLGEKQIAALDLAANYRGMSEELRKAVQEQIDDEYGLSIPNLQIVNISFPEAVEKALDTRSSMGVIGDMNKFQQYKFGEAMGDAANNPNGGAGDGLGMGMGFAMASRFMNQPGYVAPGVSGPAAAANVGSPPPLPGAVQWHVALNGQSLGPYTPAQVQQAIQTGQLSAESLVWSTGMDQWKPAGQTPLASLFQSGPPPLPPTP is encoded by the coding sequence ATGGGTCTCTTTGACAAACTGCGCGCTGAACTGATCGACATCATCGAGTGGCTGGATGATAACCGCACCACACTCGTCTGGCGATTTCCTCGTTATCAGAACGAAATCAAAAATGGCGCCCAACTGATTGTCAGGCCCGGCCAGATGGCCGTGTTTGTCTATCGCGGTCAAATCGCCGATGTTTTCGAACCCGGAAACTATCAGCTCAAATCTGAAAATCTCCCCATTCTCGGAACTCTTCTAGGCTGGAAGTACGGCTTCAACAGCCCCTTTCGTTCCGAAGTCTATTTCGTCAGCACCCGCCAGATCACCGATCTGAAATGGGGCACTCAGAACCCTGTGATGCTTCGCGATCCTGAGTTTGGTCCGATCCGTCTACGGGCGTTTGGAACTTATGCGCTCAAGGCCATCGATCCGAAGGCCCTGCTCAAAGAACTCGTCGGGACAGATGGTGAGGTCGAAGCCGATGAGATTGGCGAGTTGCTCCGTTCGATCATCGTCAACAGCATGTCCACCTTACTTGGTGAAAAGCAGATTGCCGCACTCGATCTGGCTGCAAACTATCGCGGGATGTCCGAAGAACTACGCAAAGCGGTTCAAGAGCAGATCGACGATGAATACGGGCTGTCGATCCCCAATTTGCAGATCGTCAATATCTCCTTCCCGGAAGCGGTCGAAAAGGCGCTCGATACCCGCAGCAGTATGGGTGTCATTGGAGATATGAACAAGTTCCAGCAGTACAAGTTCGGCGAAGCGATGGGAGATGCTGCAAACAATCCGAATGGTGGAGCAGGGGACGGACTGGGCATGGGGATGGGCTTTGCCATGGCCAGTCGTTTTATGAATCAGCCGGGTTATGTCGCACCCGGAGTTAGTGGCCCTGCTGCTGCAGCGAATGTGGGCAGCCCGCCACCATTGCCCGGTGCTGTGCAGTGGCACGTCGCGTTGAATGGACAATCGCTGGGCCCTTACACACCCGCTCAGGTTCAACAGGCCATTCAGACAGGCCAGCTCTCGGCTGAGAGTCTTGTCTGGAGCACAGGTATGGATCAGTGGAAGCCAGCCGGCCAGACACCTCTGGCCAGCCTGTTCCAGAGTGGCCCGCCTCCACTCCCGCCCACTCCGTGA
- a CDS encoding bestrophin family protein, translating into MIPYNPHRWTSHLFDVRGSMVQEILGRVAVCVIWSTVVTMAHYRFPDWFRGFEFPATGHTLLGVVVGLLLVFRTNSSYDRFWEGRKLWGSLINESRNLGRLNQSLLQSTPEIQQRLSLWTSAFSWATMYRLRNERSLGPIAQELPPDDVHAAISALHPPMFVASQLTNLVNEAHRTGHIDSIQQGFFDQNIMLLVDYLGGCERIRNTPAPFAYTVHLRRVLMVYCFTLPLALVNDFGWQTIVATLIIAYTMFGIEEIGVEIEDPFGVDSNDLPLEDFCRTIQSNLAELTSVQRSATEPVNGPLIQN; encoded by the coding sequence GATTCCTTACAACCCGCATCGCTGGACAAGCCATTTGTTCGATGTTCGCGGCTCTATGGTTCAGGAAATACTCGGGCGGGTGGCTGTTTGCGTGATCTGGTCCACAGTGGTCACCATGGCTCACTACCGATTCCCCGATTGGTTTCGTGGCTTTGAGTTTCCGGCGACAGGGCATACTTTACTTGGTGTCGTCGTCGGTCTGCTGCTTGTCTTCCGCACCAATTCTTCCTATGACCGCTTCTGGGAAGGACGGAAACTCTGGGGATCGCTGATTAACGAATCCCGAAATCTGGGCAGGCTTAATCAATCATTACTGCAATCGACTCCAGAAATTCAGCAGCGTTTGAGCTTATGGACTTCCGCCTTTTCGTGGGCCACCATGTACCGCCTGAGAAATGAACGCAGCCTGGGCCCAATTGCTCAAGAACTGCCGCCAGATGATGTGCATGCTGCAATCAGTGCTCTCCACCCCCCGATGTTTGTTGCCAGCCAATTGACGAATCTCGTCAACGAGGCCCACAGAACAGGGCATATCGACAGTATTCAACAGGGGTTTTTCGATCAGAACATTATGCTGCTGGTGGATTACCTCGGGGGATGTGAGCGAATTCGCAACACCCCTGCGCCTTTTGCGTATACCGTTCACTTGAGGCGAGTTCTGATGGTGTATTGCTTTACTTTACCTCTGGCTCTCGTCAATGACTTTGGCTGGCAGACGATTGTGGCGACCCTCATCATCGCCTACACCATGTTCGGTATTGAAGAGATCGGGGTTGAAATTGAAGATCCGTTTGGCGTCGATTCCAACGACTTGCCACTCGAAGACTTCTGTCGCACAATCCAGTCAAATCTGGCTGAATTAACAAGTGTCCAACGCTCTGCCACTGAACCAGTTAATGGGCCGCTCATTCAAAATTGA